The genome window TGAGGACAACAGCCCCTGATGAATGGACATTTCTTCCAGGAGACATATTTACCGCTCAAGAGATCGCCAGCCAATCGGGGCTTGATGTTGCTATTATCAAAAAAGTCCTATCGGCCTTCACTGTGCCAGATGGCGAGAGAAATGACCAATTCGCAGCTATACACGACTTCAATATCGCGAATGCCTTACCTCTAATTTCACCTGCAGAAGATACATATATTCTTTTCAATAGGTACAGCTTAGTTGAAGCGCTGTACGAATCACCTTTCTACTGGATGTGCGCTGACAAAGAATATGTCAATACTGCTAGTCAAAACAGAGGGTTGTTTGCTGAAGAGTTCACAGTAGAACGCTTAGCGCTTGTATTTGGTAAGGACAAAGTGTATTCGCGAGTCGATATCTTCGGCTCAAATCGTAATAAAATTGGAGAAATAGATGCTCTTGTTCTTTTTGGTAACCGTGCGATAGTTGTTCAGGTCAAGTCCAAACGATTAACAATTGAGTCGAGAAAAGGTAATGACCTTCAAATTAAAGACGACTTCAAGAAGAGCATCCAGGACTCTTACGACCAAGCATATAAGTGCACAAAACTGCTTGGTGACACAAGTTACGTTCTTAAAGATTGCTGTTCAAAGGAAATTCCAACCCCAGTTGGGCTCAAAGATGTTTATATACTTTGCATTATTTCAGACCACTACCCTGCATTAAGCTTCCAGGTACGTCAGTTCCTTCAGTTTCAGTCGACTGACAAAATATCACCGCCTTTTATCTTAGATGTCTTCACACTTGATGCGATGACTGAGATGTTAAATTCACCATTACAATTCTTAAGTTACGTGGATCGTAGGTCAAAATATCACGAAAAATTGATGGCATCGCATGAATTGACAATATTGTCGTATCACCTCAAACGCAACCTATGGTTGAGCGAAGAACACGATCTGGTGATGTTGGAAGATGACATTTCTACCGACTTAGATTTAGCAATGATTGTTCGGCGCGAAGGCATCCCTGGGAACGCTACACCGGATGGGATTTTGACGCGTTTGGCTGCAACCACATTGGGAGGCTTTATTAAGGAGATCGAGGCTCGACCAGATCCTGCAACGATTGACCTTGGATACACGCTTCTTACTCTTGGTGAAGATACAGTTATTGAAGTAAGTAAATGCATCAATGAACTTGCCAGGAGGGCGCAGATTGACAGAAAGAGCCACGATTTGACCATTGGGCTTGCGCAATCTAGTGCAGGGCTCACTGTCCATTGCAACGATGATCCAATAGAAATTGCAGGGCCAACTCTTGAAAGACACTGCTATGCCAGAAAGTACTCCCAACGCGCCCGGACTTGGTTTGGGATTTGCGTACGCCCCAGCGATACATCGCTAAGATTTGGCTTGAACCTTGACTTTTTGTGGGAACATAACGACGAAATGGATGCTCTAACTCAGAAAATGGCAAAGCCTAGAGCCATTCCAGATTTGCTGAATGAATTGAATCCTAAAAGAAAGAAAATCGGGCGTAATGATCCGTGCCCATGCGGTAGTGGCAAGAAGTACAAAAGGTGCTGCATTCCGTCGTAGCCCGAGGAACATAATTCCCATGAAATGCCCAACGAGCGGCGTCACGCGGTCTCCGCTTCGCTCCGCCGCTGCGCCTCACCACGTTGATTGTCACAGAACCAACCACATCCTTCATCCCCAGGAGCCCCCATGCCAATCCGCATCCTCCTCCCCATCGTCACCCTGCTGCTGACCTGCTCCCTTGCCGGGGCCGAGATGTACCAGTGGGTGGACGAGCACGGGGTGGTGACGTTCAAGGACACGCCTCCGCCGGCAACGAAGAAGGGGAAAAAGGTGAAGGTCTACACCGACGGCGATTTCGCGCCAGCGCCGTCTCCGCAGCCTGTGTCGACGCCGCGCAGGGCTACGCCGGCACCGCAGCCCGCGCCGCCCGTGAAGCAGCGCTTCACCGGCACGGTTGAGCTGTACGTGACCGACTGGTGCGGCTACTGCAAGCGGGCGGAGAGGTACCTGCGGAGCAAGGGCGTTTCCTACGTGGCCTACGACATCGAAAAGGACAGCGCCGCCATGCAGCGGCACAAGGAGCTGGGGGGCCGGGGCGTGCCGCTGATCGTGGTGGGCTCGCACAAGATTTCCGGATTTTCGCCCGAGACCATCGATTATTATCTGGAGAACGGCCGGTAAGGCCGCGGCCCGCAGCCGTCTCCGTTACGACAGGAGCACGACATGATCCAACGATGCGAATGGTGCGGCACCGACCCCCTCTACGTGGCTTACCACGACGGGGAATGGGGCGTGCCCGCCCACGATGACCGGCACCTCTTCGAGATGCTGATTCTGGAGGGGGCCCAGGCGGGGCTTTCGTGGCTGACGATCCTGCGCAAGCGCGAGGCGTATCGCCGGGCATTCGCCGGGTTCGACGCGGAAACGGTGGCCGCCTGGTCCGAGGCCGACGTGGCGCGGCTGCTGGCCGATCCGGGGATCGTGCGCAACCGGCTCAAGATCGAGTCGACCATCAGGAATGCCCGGGGCGTGCTGAAGATCCGGGAGGAGTTCGGCTCTCTCGATGCGTACCTGTGGCGGTTCGTGGACCATGCGCCCCGGCAGAACGGCTGGCGCAGCCTGGCCGAGGTGCCGGCCCGGACGGAGCAGTCCGATGCCATGAGCAAGGACCTGAAGCGGCGGGGCTTCAATTTCGTGGGGTCGACCATCTGCTATGCCTTCATGCAGGCGGTGGGGATGGTGAACGACCATGTGGTCCACTGCTTCCGGCACGACGAGATCAGGCGGAGCGGGGGATGACGTCTTCCATCCTCAAGTCATGCGCCATCTGGCTCCTGTTCATCCCGCTGGGAATCGTGAACGGCGTGGTGCGTGAAAAGGTCCTGAACCCGCTGGTGGGAGCGCAGGTGGCGCTGCCGCTGAGCGGCGTCACCCTCGGCGCCTGATCGTTGCCGTTGCCACGCTCCTGATCCCGCTGGCGGGAGGGCTCACCCCTTCGCGCTGCCGGCTGATCGGCGGGATATGGCTGGTGTTGACGGTCTTTTTCGAGTTTTTCTTCGGCCGCGTCGTCATGGGGCACCCCTGGGCGAAGCTGTTGGAGGCATACGACCCGCGCGGCGGGAACCTCTGGGTGGCGGTGCTGCTGGTGATCGCGGCGGCCCCGTACCTGGCGGCCCGGTTGCGGGGGCTGGTGTAGCGGGGGCCACGGGCTCCACGAATCAAGGGAGGCTACGGAATGAAACGCGCACTGCTGGTTATCGACGTCCAGAATGAATATTTCACCGGCGCCCTGCCGGTCAGTTATCCGGAGGGGAGCTTCCCCAACATCCTGGCGGCCATGGATGCCGCCACGGCCAGCGGGATTCCGGTGGTGGTGGTCCGCCATGCGTCGCGGCGGCCCGACTCGGCTACGTTCCGGCAGGGCTCTCCCGGGTGGGAGCTGCACCCGGAGGTGGCGCGGCGGCCCTACGATCTGCTGCTGGAAAAGAACCTGCCCGGCAGCTTCACGGATACGAACCTGGAGGCCTGGCTCAGGGAGCGGGGGATCGACACCCTGGTCATCAGCGGCTACATGACCCAGATGTGCTGCGATACCACCTCTCGCCAGGCGTTTCACCGGGGCTTTGCCGTTGAGTTTCTCGCCGACGCCACCGGCACCCTGGCCTTTGCCAACAGCGCGGGCGCGGTCACTGCCGAGGAGCTGCACCGGGCGGTGCTCGTGACCCAGCAACTGATGTTCGCCACGGTGATGACCACCGGGGAATGGATCGGCTCGCTCCGCTGAAGCTGCCACCTCGTCCTGCCGGAGCAAAGGAGAACGAACCATGTCCGATGTCACGAACACGTGGAATGAACGATACGATACCGAGGAATTCGTCTACGGCCGGGAGCCCAACGCCTTCCTGGCCGGAGTGAGCGCAATGATGCCGCCGGGGGATGTCCTCTGTCTGGCCGAGGGGGAGGGGCGAAACGCGGTCTTCCTGGCGCGGCGGGGGCACCGGGTGCTGGCGGTGGATGCCTCCGCCGTGGGGCTGGCCAAGGCGGCGCAACTGGCTGAGGAACATGGGGTGCGGATCGAGACCCTGACCGCCGACCTGGCCGATCTGGTTATCGAGCCGGGGCGCTGGGACGCCATTGTCTCCATCTTCTGCCACGTGCCGCCCCCCATCCGCCGCACCCTGCACCGGCAGGCAGTGGCGGGGCTCCGTCCGGGCGGGCTCTTCGTGCTGGAGGCGTACACCCCGGCGCAGCTGGAGTTCCGGACCGGCGGCCCCCCCACGGTCGAGCTGCTGATGACCCTGGCTGATCTGCGGGAGGAACTGGCGGGCCTCGAATTCCTGCAGGCGCGGGAGATCGAGCGGGACGTGGTGGAAGGGCGGCTCCACACGGGCCGGGGCGCCGTGGTCCAGATCGTGGCGCGCAAGCCGTGAGGGGGCCGGATTCCATGCGCGTCACCCTTATCGCGGCCATGGCCGAAAACCGCGTCATCGGCAACCGGGGGGCCATCCCCTGGCACCTGCCGGACGACCTGGCCCGCTTCAGGGCCATCACCCTGGGGCACCCGGTCCTCATGGGGCGCAGGACCTTCGAGTCAATCGGCCGGCCGTTGCCGGGGCGGCTGAACATCGTCCTCTCCCGCCGGGAAGGCTATGCCCCGCCGGGGTGCCTTGCTGCGCGGGACCTGGCCGGGGCACTGGAACTGGCCCGGGGCGCGGCGGAGCTTTTCGTCTGCGGCGGCGGCGAGCTCTACCGGGAGGCGCTGCCCCTGGCCGACCGGATCCTTCTTACCCTGGTACGGGGGGAGTTTCCCGGCGACGTCACCTTTCCGGAGATCCCGGCTGATTTCGTGGAAACGGCGCGGGAGGAGGGGGCGGGGGAGCCGGCCCACCTGTTCCTGGCCTATGAGCGGAGGAAAGAGGCCCCATGAGCACCGAACCACGCAGGTTCTCCGTCTTCCTCGTCCCCGCGGCCGGGGACCGCCGGTGGGCGGATGGAGTGATCCACGAACTGGCCGACCGCTACGATACGCTCCCCTTCGAGCCCCACGTGACGGTCTACGGCGGCGCGTTCAGCAACGATGCCGAACTGGAGCCGGTACGGCGGGCTCTGGCGGATGCGGCGGCCGGGACGGGCCCGATCACCCTGCAGGTGGCAGGGCTCGGCGTGACCGAGGAATACTTCCGGTCCCTGTTCGTATCGTTCGGAGAAGACCCGGCGCTCCGGCGGCTCCACGAGGCGGTCAAGGGCGCGGTGGCGCAGGATTCGGGCTACCTGCTCGTCCCACACCTGTCGCTCTTCTACGCTGACCTGCCCCTGGCGGCCAAGGAGACCGCCGCCCGCACGGTGGCCCTGGACCGGCAG of Geobacter anodireducens contains these proteins:
- a CDS encoding prepilin peptidase — protein: MRPEQDIFDDLAKLCISPGYIHAISYLCFRDNMIRYEDELKSEDMQHLFSKSRLIRTETSTLIGLLLKEKIDYAVPVPSVMQDYITRTEALLEEFHNAMSAPFWATFASKKLAKGFNPFTVGEVLREPIFYGGESAYSFQYRDLAPRKYANDDAWLKANKGFSIKEARDVAYAVGLVQDEKSTVTLSVMRTTAPDEWTFLPGDIFTAQEIASQSGLDVAIIKKVLSAFTVPDGERNDQFAAIHDFNIANALPLISPAEDTYILFNRYSLVEALYESPFYWMCADKEYVNTASQNRGLFAEEFTVERLALVFGKDKVYSRVDIFGSNRNKIGEIDALVLFGNRAIVVQVKSKRLTIESRKGNDLQIKDDFKKSIQDSYDQAYKCTKLLGDTSYVLKDCCSKEIPTPVGLKDVYILCIISDHYPALSFQVRQFLQFQSTDKISPPFILDVFTLDAMTEMLNSPLQFLSYVDRRSKYHEKLMASHELTILSYHLKRNLWLSEEHDLVMLEDDISTDLDLAMIVRREGIPGNATPDGILTRLAATTLGGFIKEIEARPDPATIDLGYTLLTLGEDTVIEVSKCINELARRAQIDRKSHDLTIGLAQSSAGLTVHCNDDPIEIAGPTLERHCYARKYSQRARTWFGICVRPSDTSLRFGLNLDFLWEHNDEMDALTQKMAKPRAIPDLLNELNPKRKKIGRNDPCPCGSGKKYKRCCIPS
- a CDS encoding NrdH-like redox domain-containing protein, whose product is MPIRILLPIVTLLLTCSLAGAEMYQWVDEHGVVTFKDTPPPATKKGKKVKVYTDGDFAPAPSPQPVSTPRRATPAPQPAPPVKQRFTGTVELYVTDWCGYCKRAERYLRSKGVSYVAYDIEKDSAAMQRHKELGGRGVPLIVVGSHKISGFSPETIDYYLENGR
- a CDS encoding DNA-3-methyladenine glycosylase codes for the protein MIQRCEWCGTDPLYVAYHDGEWGVPAHDDRHLFEMLILEGAQAGLSWLTILRKREAYRRAFAGFDAETVAAWSEADVARLLADPGIVRNRLKIESTIRNARGVLKIREEFGSLDAYLWRFVDHAPRQNGWRSLAEVPARTEQSDAMSKDLKRRGFNFVGSTICYAFMQAVGMVNDHVVHCFRHDEIRRSGG
- a CDS encoding isochorismatase: MKRALLVIDVQNEYFTGALPVSYPEGSFPNILAAMDAATASGIPVVVVRHASRRPDSATFRQGSPGWELHPEVARRPYDLLLEKNLPGSFTDTNLEAWLRERGIDTLVISGYMTQMCCDTTSRQAFHRGFAVEFLADATGTLAFANSAGAVTAEELHRAVLVTQQLMFATVMTTGEWIGSLR
- a CDS encoding SAM-dependent methyltransferase — translated: MSDVTNTWNERYDTEEFVYGREPNAFLAGVSAMMPPGDVLCLAEGEGRNAVFLARRGHRVLAVDASAVGLAKAAQLAEEHGVRIETLTADLADLVIEPGRWDAIVSIFCHVPPPIRRTLHRQAVAGLRPGGLFVLEAYTPAQLEFRTGGPPTVELLMTLADLREELAGLEFLQAREIERDVVEGRLHTGRGAVVQIVARKP
- a CDS encoding dihydrofolate reductase, translating into MRVTLIAAMAENRVIGNRGAIPWHLPDDLARFRAITLGHPVLMGRRTFESIGRPLPGRLNIVLSRREGYAPPGCLAARDLAGALELARGAAELFVCGGGELYREALPLADRILLTLVRGEFPGDVTFPEIPADFVETAREEGAGEPAHLFLAYERRKEAP